The DNA sequence AGTTGTAGCTGGTCGACTTTTTAACTTTTGATTTAACCGTGACCGATGCAGTCAAATCACCAAGGTCAGCATTCGTTGGTGCTTTCATGGCTTTCTTTTTGAGCTCATCAAAGTCAAGGCCTGCTTGTTTGAACAACTCAACGGCAACATCGCGCTGAATCCAGCCTTCGACATTAACTCGGTCTTTGTTACCGTCTGCTTTAAACAAACCGTATTGTGGACCAGTCCAAGAGTTTTCTACTACTGTCCATGGGTAAGACGCAGGGGCTGTTTCGTGAACTATGATGGCACCAGATGCACCTTGACGGCTTGCTTCTTCATACTTGTATGTCCAACGACCATAGTAAGTCATTGTTGTACCTTGGAATTTGCTGTCATCGCCCGATTCATATCCTGGATCATTGACAAGAATAACGGCCGTTTTGCCTTTCATGTCAATGCCTTCGTAGTCGTTCCAGCCGTATTCTGGGGCATTGATACCGTAACCTACGAATACTAACTCTGAATTTTTAAGTTGTTCTAACTCGCTGCTACGACTCGTACCCATTACCATTTGTTCGCGGTACTTATATTTGTTTCCACCGATCTCTAAAACTTGATCTTCAGAAGCGGTAATTTCTAATAGATCAACGGCTTGTAAGAAGCTATCGCCGTTTCCTGGCACAAAACCATAGTCTTTGAATTGTTTGGTCATGTAATCTAAAAGCAGCTTTTCGCCCGGGCCTGTTGGCAAGCGACCCATGTATTTATCGTCTGCGATTTCTTTGACGTGAGCTTTTAGTTCTGATTCTGTAATTGATTGATACGCCTTGTTAAAGTTGTCTTGGTCAGCGATAACCGGTTGGGCAGCTAACAAAGATAGGGCGGTCAGTTTTTTTATCATTATTCTTTCCCTTTTCGTTTTAAAAGTTGGCTATCGGTGCGGTATGATAGCGGGCAACGCAACGACTATATTCTAAGTCAGGCCGAATTTCGAGAGTAAAGCTCGGTTATGGCTAGGATTTAACCAAGCATCGCACGGGGTTAAATGAAAAAGTTTTCAAGTTACACGCACTGGACGACAGAGTTTGCTGCGCAAGGTTGTTTTGACGACATTAACCAAATGGCTGCCTTTGACGAATGGCAACAATGGCCAAGCTGTAAAGCACTCGATTCGCTTTTGCCGTATGAGGTCACAAACAATAACAACAAGCTCATTCAGTTTGTTGAGCAAAGACCGGATCAAGATTATTCCGCGGTTGATTATGAAACTCAGATTTATGATACAGGCAAAGTCCCGACTCGAAGCCAATCATGGCATGACATCTTTGGTGCATTGGTGTGGAGTATGTTTCCACTGAGTAAAGCCAAAATAAACGAACTTCACGTTAAAGATATTCGCAGTCATGGCGCAGAGACCCGCTCAAAATTACGCAATGCCCTTACTTTGTTTGATGAATGTGGTGTTGTCATTGTCACTAAAAATCAAGACGTTTTAGAACAGCTCCGAAATCACCAATGGGAAGAGGCCTTGTGGCAAAATAGGGAACTATGGCATCAAAAATCTGAGCAAGGTGTCGCTGTATACCAATTCGGTCACGCCAATTACGAAATGTTGACCAAGCCATTTGTCGGATTAACAGGTAAATGGATTTGCGTAGATGCCAGTGCTGAAATTTTGAGTCTGCCTAAAAATGTTCAGTATCGAATTTTAGATCAGAAGCTTAATGCGTTGTTAACAGAAGGGTTGCTGTCTGATAACTCTAAAATGTCTCCGTTACCTCTGCTGGGTGTTCCTGGCTGGCATACAGATAACGAAGATAAAGCCTATTATGAAAATACCGATTATTTTCGACCAAAACGTCAGACGAATGTGAACGAAAAAGACTAGTAAACCGTTCTAATAACGACTAAATTTTATTGAAATGGGTTCGAAATACAGGCTAAGAATGGCCAGTAGCCCTTATCAGTGCCAAAAACAAATACGGAGACACCCATGGAACGTTTATCTCGATTGACTAAACAGTTTTTTCAAACCTCTAAAAGCCGCGTTGCGATTACTGCAATCGGTGCTTCATTCATTGCAGTAACGACCAGTGTGAGTACGTTCGCATCAGAGGCGAACGCGAGTTATCAATTAGACTGGACGTTTTCAACGTCGACGGTTGCGTCGGATTTACATAAGCCTTGGGGTATTGCGGCATTAAACGATGACTTGTTTTTAATTACTGAGCGCGATGGTAAGGTGCGACTTTGGGACAACAAAAACAATACAATGTCACCAGCAGACGAGACGTTTACTGACTTTGTTTTTGAAAGTGGCCAAGGTGGGATGTTGGATGTACTAGCGCATCCTAATTTTGCTGAAAATAACCTGGTCTACCTTACTTATTCAGCTGGCCATCGCCTTAAAAATGCAACTCGCCTTTCAACTGCTGAAGTGGTTTTACAAAAAGACAACAATGGTAAGGTCACCAGTTTTTCTCTCAAAAACAAACGTGATATTTTTACTGCACAGCCGTTTAAAGCTGCGACTTATCATTTTGCCGGTCGTTTAGTCTTTATGCCAGATGGAACTTTAGTGTTTGGTGTAGGTGACGGTTATACCCATATGGACAAAGCACAAACCTTAGACAACCACTTCGGTAAAGTGATTCGAATCAACGATGACGGCAGTGTTCCTGCTGACAACCCGTATGTAGAAATGGCTAAGAAAGACGAAACCATCAAGCCAGAGATTTATTCATATGGACATAGAAACCCGCAAGGCATGTATTATGACGCTAGCCGCAGTGTTTTGTTTTCTAACGAACACGGCCCAAAAGGCGGTGACGAAATTAATATTATCAAACCAGAGTTAAACTACGGTTGGCCTAAGATCACTTACGGAATCGACTACTCAGGCTCAGAGATAACGCCGCATAGCGCTTTACCAGAAATGCAACAGCCTTTGGTAAACTGGACGCCTTCGATCGCGCCTTCTTCTATGCTGGTTTATGAGGGCGATTTATTTCCAGCGCTTAAAGGTAAACTTGTAAATACGTCATTAAAGTTTCAAGAAATTCGTGTCGTAGAGCTTAAGGACAAAGCGAAAGCGGCCAAAAAGCCAGTTCAGCAAGACTATGCAAAAGGTCCCTGGCAGCCAGCTAATCAATGGACGTTTTTTAAAGACCAAGGTGAGCGTTTAAGAGACATAGTCGAAACGGCGTCAGGCCAGTTATTGATTGTCACGGATAGCGGCAAGTTAATTCGATTGGATAAAGCATAACAGTGATTATCCTTATCTGACTTGTTGTGCGGTTTATTGATTGGGATCAAATCAATTTCGTGAAGACTTATCTATTATTAAAGCTCGCTTAGGCGGGCTTTTTTTATAAGGAGAGGGTGATGGAATTAAATTATGACTTTTTAGTATCGTTATTTGGTTGGATGAGTGTTATCAACTTAGTTTGTTTACTGCTTTTTACTTTATTCGTGACGCTGTTAAAGCCTGTGACCCTGACGATTCACACCAAACTTCTAGGCATAAAAGAAGAGCAGCTTGAGCTGCTCTATATAAAGGTTCTTGCTTATTACAAGCTAACCGCCATTGTATTTGTCTTTAGTCCGTATTTAGCGCTAAAAGCAATGGCCGGGTAACTGTTCGCGAGTTATTTGCGAATCGCAACACCTTCTTTAATTAAATAATCTTTTAGTTCTTGAATATCAATAATTTGTTTGTGAAAGACCGACGCTGCTAAAGCACCATCAACGCCAGCTTGTTGGTATGCGTCTTTAAAGTGGACCATTTCTCCAGCACCGCCTGATGCGATAAGCGGTACGTTACAAACTTCGCGGATCTTCTTTAATTGTTCCAAA is a window from the Psychrosphaera ytuae genome containing:
- a CDS encoding DUF6868 family protein, yielding MELNYDFLVSLFGWMSVINLVCLLLFTLFVTLLKPVTLTIHTKLLGIKEEQLELLYIKVLAYYKLTAIVFVFSPYLALKAMAG
- a CDS encoding M28 family metallopeptidase — protein: MIKKLTALSLLAAQPVIADQDNFNKAYQSITESELKAHVKEIADDKYMGRLPTGPGEKLLLDYMTKQFKDYGFVPGNGDSFLQAVDLLEITASEDQVLEIGGNKYKYREQMVMGTSRSSELEQLKNSELVFVGYGINAPEYGWNDYEGIDMKGKTAVILVNDPGYESGDDSKFQGTTMTYYGRWTYKYEEASRQGASGAIIVHETAPASYPWTVVENSWTGPQYGLFKADGNKDRVNVEGWIQRDVAVELFKQAGLDFDELKKKAMKAPTNADLGDLTASVTVKSKVKKSTSYNFIATLPGSERPDEHIIYSAHWDHIGVDESKKGDQIYNGAHDNATGIAGMLEIAQAFSTLGKKPERSVTFLAVTAEEQGLLGSKYYAQNPVIPLKNTVANINMDSLNVLGKVKEVNVQGLGKSDLDDYLANAAKKQNRTLAVGENPSAGYYYRSDHFNFAKVGVPALYAGGGVTPVDEETANYRKKMQLIVRGCYHQPCDKYRESWDLTGAQQDVQLFFDVGHQVANSPIWPQWSKTAEFKRQK
- a CDS encoding PQQ-dependent sugar dehydrogenase, producing MERLSRLTKQFFQTSKSRVAITAIGASFIAVTTSVSTFASEANASYQLDWTFSTSTVASDLHKPWGIAALNDDLFLITERDGKVRLWDNKNNTMSPADETFTDFVFESGQGGMLDVLAHPNFAENNLVYLTYSAGHRLKNATRLSTAEVVLQKDNNGKVTSFSLKNKRDIFTAQPFKAATYHFAGRLVFMPDGTLVFGVGDGYTHMDKAQTLDNHFGKVIRINDDGSVPADNPYVEMAKKDETIKPEIYSYGHRNPQGMYYDASRSVLFSNEHGPKGGDEINIIKPELNYGWPKITYGIDYSGSEITPHSALPEMQQPLVNWTPSIAPSSMLVYEGDLFPALKGKLVNTSLKFQEIRVVELKDKAKAAKKPVQQDYAKGPWQPANQWTFFKDQGERLRDIVETASGQLLIVTDSGKLIRLDKA
- a CDS encoding DUF3025 domain-containing protein, which gives rise to MKKFSSYTHWTTEFAAQGCFDDINQMAAFDEWQQWPSCKALDSLLPYEVTNNNNKLIQFVEQRPDQDYSAVDYETQIYDTGKVPTRSQSWHDIFGALVWSMFPLSKAKINELHVKDIRSHGAETRSKLRNALTLFDECGVVIVTKNQDVLEQLRNHQWEEALWQNRELWHQKSEQGVAVYQFGHANYEMLTKPFVGLTGKWICVDASAEILSLPKNVQYRILDQKLNALLTEGLLSDNSKMSPLPLLGVPGWHTDNEDKAYYENTDYFRPKRQTNVNEKD